tatcatttgcttttctGCCAAATTATGAGCGGCTTGTACAAAATATCTTATCGGGAAAGCACTATATGTTCTCTCTCTTTCAGGGATCTGTGAAAATGGCTTGCCAGAGGATGGATCTAAATGGGATCATGTGAGGAAAGGGATTTGCTGCATATGTTCTGATAGCAAGATTGATTCTTTACTGTACAGGTGAATTTTTACTGAATTTTTTGAACTGGACAAGAAATAGATTTTAGGCATATGCAGATGCGCTATCGGATTTTGCTCATGTAATGTTCCTTTGTATTATTGTTGCAGATGTGGGCACATGTGCACATGTTCAAAATGTGCCAATGAGTTGGTCCAATGTGTGGGGAAGTGTCCAATGTGTGAGGCACCGGTGGTTGAGGTAATCCGTGCTTATTGCATCTTGTAATCCAATGGTCGgtggaagagagaaagaaataggGAAAAATGGTGGATTATGATTTAGAATTCCTGTGGATGCCTGTCCATCCCACCAGGTAGTCTATTTTCCTATATATATGTGGGATATTAACCAGACgacttatttattctttttccttGCGAGAATAATGAACATTGTAActaatctttttttcttttcgaaAGAAAAAAAGTACGTACATATCTAATTATCTACAATGTCTTTCAGTTTTTGTcatatgaacattatttgcacctcattttttactaagtacacttCACTCTAATGTGTTTTTAAAGAATTAATaaggtgtacttagtaaaaaaatggagtgtaaataatgttcatcagtTTTCACACTAATAAGAGGCTCGAACTTCTCTGCAGCGACGCCCTATCAGTTAAAACTGTACAACTACTAGACCTCCTAATACCCATTGATGCCCCTTCCCTTGTTACATGATCACTTGTGTCCGCATTCCGAACTGTTGATCCCCCATGCAACTCGCTTCCACCGTGATCAACCGTTGCCTCCTCCGCCACACGATCGacaaccaaaagaaaacaactGCCACCACTGCACTCCGCCTCGTAAAACCGGGTGCCCCTACAAACCGGACACGTGGCGTGCATACTAAGCCATCTGTCAATGCACTCCACGTGGAAGACGTGCTTACAGTACGGAATCATTTTAACGACCTCTTGCTCTTCCAGCTCCCCGAGACATATCGCACAATCAATCTGGTACTTGGCGTCCTCATGGTAATAATACAACGGCAGCGACCGTACGATTTCCGGGTCAAGCCCTTGACGCACTGAATTAAAGGGGGTGGATTCTGAGGTCGTCGGCGGTGGTAACGTGAATTGTTGATCGGAGTATGATCGTCGGAGAATCGACGGATGTAAATTGAGAAAAAGCCCATGAAGAATAAAGCAGTAAGGAGGACTAGGACGGTGAGGACCATGGAGGAATCGAAAGCAGTGATTGGTTGTTGGTATTGTTGTTGTGGCGGTGGAGCTGATTGTATGAAAATGGGCTCTCTGGATGGTGGTGATGGAGAGGATGGGAGGTTGTGAACGGCGGACAAAGAAGGGATGGCATAGACTCCATCGTTGTATGCTTGCAGTTTCCGGTTGTGGGATTTCATTAGAAACGGACTGGAAATTCACATCCACACCAGATGTGAAGAGTTTACAGCGGAGAACTAAGCCTTTAAATAGAATGATATAATATACGCACAGAAGGTGTTTGTTTATATTCCTTCATAGGAGAGTGAATGTCAATAGAAAAATATAGAGGATAAGGTTATCGGTGGGACCTTTTTAGGAGGGAAGGGATTGAAATGATAGAAAAATATGCAGACAAGGTGTTTGCTTATATTCGCGTGTGAACACAAGGGGCGGGTGATGCACTATTCCTCTGACTGTGACGGACAAAACCGCTAGCAGCCTCGGTATCCGCGCTCACAACTGATAAGTCTCAGGTATTTAGCTTCGGTGACGAGAGAGTGAGAGACCAAATTCTTCCACGTTAACCCACCGAATAGAAAGTCCATCGAAACTGTAGATGAGAAGTTGAGTTGAGGCCCACTTGATCGATTCTATAACCAGCCAAAAAGATAGGAACAATACGGGTGGTTCTACACACTTTGCACATAAACAGTGAAAATAATTCTTGACGACAAGTGACTTTATTGTCAATCGATTGAATAAGACATATATCATATGTGTGTTTATGTGTGTTTAAAATTTGATTATGAAAATCATATTTCTTTGggctatttaaaaaaaaaatcatctgcttatcaaaaaaaaagaaaagattctGGTGGTAGTCATATCCAAATCAATATATTAATCTATTTGAAAATGGAATTCCAAGAAGTCGACAAAACAATATGTTTTCAGTGCCATCTTCGTCACTTTGAAGGGCCCATTTAGAGTCGTGAATGGAGTTTGGATGGCATAACATGTAAGATATTTGAATTAGACGGATAGCATAAAACCATTCATATATTTCCCTAATATGTTACAATTTTTGCATTTATATTCCTGTCATCTTCTCAAAGAGAGAGTATTGTACATTAGTTGTGCATGAGATCCACGAGAGAAGGAGAGCATCTCGACAAGACCAAAGAGCTCCCTTCAGTGAAATACCTAAATGTCCTAAAGAAGACCGACTCTATTTAAGAAATGAATCAGGATATGACTAACTTTCCTATAATTACGTCAGAGAAGAAATATATTCCTATCAAAACCATAACACATTTGACTCATATAAATGGGATACAACTATCTTGATTATTATTAGCGATAGGAGGAGAGAGCTCTGAACACCGAACAACAAGATAATTACAAAGTTTAACGTTATAGAAATCTCCCGAAGTCCCAAACACACCCTCGAAGGCCCCAATAGCTTATGTATTCTTCTGTGCATATGGTCCTCAACAAAAATAATTCCTAACATCAATACTAACGCTTGATACGTCATCAAAGCCGAACGTAGTTTTGAAACGTTATCAAAGAGGTTGGAACACAGTTTTGAACGTCATCAAAGAGGTTGGCATTGGATAATGTTTCAGATGTTTGATTAGTAAACTGGATAGCATAAAACCATTCATTCAGTTCTCTAACATGCTACAATTTTCGCATTTATGTCCCATCATCTTCTCAACACAGAGAATCTTGTACATTAGCTATGCATCGCAGAGATAATTAAAGCAGGTTATGGGGGCTACCATCAATACAGATTCATTCGTCAAACTAGTATGGCCGACTGCCTAGAAGAAAAATTAGTTTCAAACTGCGTGGCTTATCCCGTTTACCATGCTATATGTAGAGATCCTCATTACGGATTCGTGATTAAACCACGTCGATGGAAAGCATTTgcataaagaaaaaacagagaacTATGCGATCGTTAGTCCGATGATGATTTACACATAACCAAAGAACAGGAAAGTAAGAAACATGCAAGATAAGGTCAACAGAGGATGCCAAAACCACGCCTATCTTGCCCCTCTAAAGTTgagaaaataacataaaatcaaaatctaaGGAGCAAGAACGAAATTAAACTACCAAACTAACATCACCCGATACAATATATCCAAATATGGGTGCTAAGACTTGGACTTTCTAGCGTCATAGGAGGTATAATTATTGACAGCTTTACCACCCTCAGAAATGGCATGCTTCCCCAACTCTCCAGGCAAGATCAGCTTCACTGCCCCTTGAATCTCCCTTGAAGACAGAGTCTTTTTGTGGGTATACTTGGATAGTCTAGCTGCCTCATCAGAAATTCGTTCGAACATatcattcatcattccattgaTCACTGTCATTGCTTTAGATGAAATCATCACTTCAGGATGAACTTGCTTCAGTACCTTAAACACATACCTTCTGTATCCTTGGCTGCCCACAATATCTGCGTTCTTCTcgtcttcctttttcttctgtTCTCCTTCCCTTCTTGGGGCTTGTCTGTCTTTTCACCCTCCTTCCTTTCTTGTGTCTtgctctgtttttcttcttccttttgaaGAGTTGTGGGTGTCGATTCCTTTTGTTTCCCCATTGAAACGATATCGTTTTGAGTTTCCTCTGCAGCCTGTTCTGTTTCCTGGGTCTcactctgtttttcttcttcttgctgaACACTTGCTACCTTTGCCTTCCCCATTCCCATTGAAACGTCATCGTTTTGGGTATCCTCAGCGGTCTCTTCTGTTTCCTGGGTCTcactctgtttttcttcttcttgctgaAGACTTGTTACCTTTGCCTCCTCCATTGAAACGGCATCGTTTTGGGTATCCTCAGCAGTCTCTTCTGTTTCCCGGGTCATGCTATCCTTCTCTTCACTATTATTTGGCGTCTCCATTGAAACGGTATCGTGTTGGGTATCCTGTCCAGTCTGTTCTGTTTCCTTGGTCTTGCTCTGTTCCTGatcttctttttgtttctttgattgagACCTTGTAATGGGAGGCTTGTTAGGCATTTCTATAGTAACTTGAACATCATGATCTTCCTCTTGTGTATTCCCTTGAACAGGAATGGTCCTAAAAGGATGTTCTTCAACAACATCCTCCTCTGCTTCATCTTGGGTCTGCTCTTCTTGGCTGCTTTGAAATAAAGCAACAACAGTTTCTTTCACAACCTCCTTCTTAGTTCTCTCCACAATCACCTTCTTTGCCTTCTTTGGAGCCATTTCTTCTGCCTCTTCTTTACTCTCTGTTCCCCAGCTGTTCGTTGCGGTTATGATTTCTGTAAAATGATTTTGGATAATGAGGAATTAAGTAAGTAGATTTgtgaaggtatatatatatatgtaagaggTGAGTTACTGGGAATTAGACAAGTGGAGTAACAGGTGTCGATTGAATTTACCAATAAGGGCTACGTGGGTTAAATCTTAAAAATGAAGACGGTAAGAGATTTCTGGAGTATATTGTTTAATAGTATGCCGAGGATTCTAGCATGCCCAGAAATCAAATGAtcgaagaacaagaacaaatgcAAACGGTCGTAAATATGTGTGGGCTCTGAAAGGAGAGCTTCCCGTGGAACGTAAACTGGGTCATAGATACGGCCCAAGGTCTACACTAAATTGGGCTGTCAAAAAGTAAACGATACGAGGCCCATAAATTGAAGGGTCCTGCAGCCTTTAAGGCTATAATGCGGCCTGAACAAACTTCTGGTGGCCCATATATCCAGTAGTCTAGTCTAGGTGTAGATCGGATGAGGAAACTTTGTAATTCTCCAAAATCTATGATTACATACGATTCTCATCCAATGGTAGAGAATAAGATTGTTGGAGAAAATATAAAAGTGTAATGTAATGTGTCACACCTCTCTCATATCCTTACttgttttttttcattcttctcaattttttcaaattaaaacatggtattaaaataaaaatcattttttttgtcaCCTCTCTCTTCTGacatctctcctctctctcctctcttatacgaatctctctctctcaaattggGTTCTTGGGTCTCAAATTGGAGATGTTAGTTATGAGAGATCATAGGTCTCTTCGCATTAACTGTTGAGAACTGTTCAGATCGTGGGTGAGAACGTTGGTTAGTGGACTCAACATTTACTCCACTTGTAACTGATATATTTATGAGCCCTTGATAGTGGGCGTGCTCTTCATACCAAGCATACATGCTTGGTGGGGATTTTAAGGGAGGCTCCTCAATCATGCCGAGGTGCTCTTCTTCTCTCCCTATTTGTATGCTCTTAGGGACTCTTTGTCCTCTCGTCGACTCTTGGTCCTCTTGTAAACTTTTGGTCTTTAGAATAATGAGCATATATGTGTGTTCGGATGGCACACCATAGGTAGCTCTTCGGGATAGTGAGCATGTGTGCTCAGATGAGACACCAAGGGTGGCTCTTCGGTCTTGCCGAGGAGCTCTCCTCCTTGTCTTGTTGGATGCTCGTCCTAGGGTCACCCTTTGCACCAAGTGTTAATTAAGACATGTAACGAATTTTAAGAAGAGGTCATTTTGGTATCATCAGTTAGTCCATCCAGAAAGCTGTCGACAGTTGAAGATAGCGAGCTGCTAGTGAACTAAACTTCCATGGCTGTGGATGTAAATTCAGTGGTTTTGAGTAGGAGAGTAGTAGAGGAGAGAGGATgagacaagagagagagagagagtattattattttttaaacgtAAATTGGTGCAAATACTCTTATATATATTGCTCTCAAATTTTGTCACGTCATTTCCATTATATGTTAATAACATAAACACAAGCAGAGAGTTGTCATTCATGCATTGCGAGCTAATAAAACATAATTATTCCTAACCCATCAGTTTTCATGACCCAGGTCAGCAAACAGCATGGAAAGAGCATTTATtccaaagaagggaaaaaaaaattgtgcctAATTTGACCATAACTTCTATGCAAGTAAGTATACAACCATACATatgcttgtatatatgtattttgcACGTTTAATGAAATCATATATGCATTCAACTATGAATGGAAGATGAGCTGTTATTTACATCGATATGAAACTGTTTTCATAtcgatattattattattattattattaggatCCAAAAGGTGCCCTATGAGGTatgccttttcttctccttgaatTGGTATGAGTTGGAGGAGGCGTGCTTGATGAGTACCTTATCTCTTCAcgcaattcttcttcttttgatgatgtcaacaacaatcttcttcttcttcccttcgCAGCCGTTCCTTCCTCCTCAACATTCTTCTCACTCAACATAAAGGTTGCACCACCTTTACTTTTCTTGATTCCGACTAACTAATCAAATTCAAACACAAAGCTAGCTCATCGATCGTGAattttaagaggaaaaaaaaacaagctaGCAAATTTTAAGAGtccgtttgatttgttttttattttttatttttcatttttcatttttcagaaaAAAATTTCTATTCTCAAGTGATTTTAGctactttttgtttctcatGTTTTTTTAAATTGGCAAACGAATGTGTTTTCAGggttatttttgtgttttcggGGTTATTTTCTGAAAAATACATAGAAAACAAGCACATCAAACAAACCCTAATTAAAGACAATTTCGATGATCGATTGACAAAAAGATATATAaaccatatatatgtatatttataaaaGCACATTTtgatataattaaaaataataataatgtgggGGAATCGAAATCTAACCTTGCATCCCAAAGAACAGAAACGGAGGAGATCCAAGAGACCTCTCCCACATATTTCGCAGACATGAGAGACTCCTTTACTGCTATTGCTCTTGGGTTGTGGTCTTTCGTTCAAAAACAAAACTCTCGCACTGTTTATCACATAAGTTTGAACTCCAGTGATGTCCAACACCTTTTGAATCTCATCAACCCTAACCACATCGTGATACGACAACCGTCTGATCTGCACACATAACCCATTTAATTATCAGAAAAATGCATgttcaagaagaaaaataagattGAAGAGTCAAATAACTCTACGTATACTTGAATGACTGGATGATCTTTGTGTCGCGATGACCGGCAGAAGCAGCAAAACGCGCCGTTTTTGCAGTCAGGGCAATACATGTTGCATTCGTTCTTTGGTGAATCTTGGTGTCTAGGGCAAACGGTGAAGAACGATGTTGACAACAGAGATTCGAGCCATTGTGGCACCACCAGTTGCACTTGGTCCTGTTTGGATTACAGCCAGgccaaagaaaatcaaaacaaaacgaAGTGGgtcaagaaaataaataaaaatcaatgtgtatagtgtatgtatatatatcttgacattcaatttttttatggaACAAAAAGAGCACAATCACTTAGTGTCCTGGCAGTACCATTATCAACGTTGAATAATGGTCTAATGGAGAATCCACGGACGGAGCGAGAGGAGGGGGGCGAGGATGAGGGTGGGGGgcggggagagagagagagagatgagggattaaagaaaaataaaattcatcaaCATAACAATAATGGGGGAGCAAAAGGACAATTGGGAGGAATAAAAATgtgatatatataattaaagtgTAACGGTTCAGATCAAGGGGTGTTAGGTTAAAGTGGCTTTTGGACGGTTGGATTGAGAGAGATTAACAAAGAAGGTTTGTTTGGagttataataaaatatttgttatATTTTTGGAGAAATTGAGGGGATGAGAAGTAGAAGAAAGATGTGAGAAAGAATTTTAGTCCAATCCAAATGTATAGAGATTTTGTCTTTAAAAAGGGTCCTCTACTATTATTAAGAGTAATTCAGATCACATTTATAAATTACACGATGACTCTCACCTGACCAATGTGAGATATTTGTATttataacaggtttttggttctTCTTTGCCTCTTTCTAAGCCATTCTAAATGAAATCAGTGATTAGGCTTTGTTTGTCGGGtcagattattttattttaataaaaaaaaaactatttacacacccaaaaataaattaaacaaaaatttgaCATACATATTGatatattgatttttataatatatatatagtaaggCTTCAATACAGGCGCCCGTAACTTTTTTACGGGCATCACTCTATGTGAGAGTACCGGTGGGGCCTAAAACAATTGACGCCCGTAAATTTAAGCACGCACGATTTTTTTGCCTAAAAACAAAACTGAAAAAGGTTTTTTGACTTGTGGGGCTAACTGCTGTAAAACAATTGACGCCCATACATTTACGAGTgttcgtgtgtatatatatgtgtgtacagTACTAGGAGAGCCTAAATGTGTATTAATCTTATATTATAGCTCCTAGAATTGTTGATGTCAgattgttttaatatttaattagaATGATGTAATGAAGATAAACTCGCATTGGCCTATAAATGATAAATCTAAGAATTTTGTaaataaagaaagtgaatggaaattaaaatatttctcttgaacatgcaaacacatatacatacatagatatataaaaagaaaacgaTAACCCAAAGAAATGTCAAATGTGGATGCTCCAAGTAAACGCCATGTAATTAACCTTCCTTTGTTTGATCAACTAATATTGGGTAGATTCCTTTATGTGAGGATGAAGAAGCTAGCGCAAATGGAGCAACCTGGGGATCGAGGGtactaatttttaatttttagcttaattttttaACTTTATTTAGAAAAAACAATATCGTAATTACTATTTTAAAgtgaaatttcagttttaagttttttttgtcCATGGTGATGACAATGAGATATGGATCAATTCTCTCTTTATCAATTACTGCCGTCCAAGGCCCACAAAAGCCCATGAATAGTTCACTGAACAATATCTCAATTCCCAAggcttagggcaaatgcaatggtgaagtggtattgggccaacaaagatgttgccttttgctgatgtggttgtattgtaaaatgtgttttgcttatgtggctatattgggataagtgttttgctgatgtggatgtattgatatttgatgttttggtgtagttttgttgtggataatatggaggaatagaatgttgttgggttgggtggaaagataaagtgtgtgggaagaaaaagtgtatagaaatttgtgttttgctgatgtggctgacttgactttttgtgtaatagaggtgggaccgggccaataaaaatgttggcccagcaacctaaattccattgcatttgcccttatcaTAAATGGGCCTCAATGTGTCAGGACCCACATACAAAGCTAGCCTGGCAATTTATGGGTACAAGCCACAAGGTATGCCTATGCCTTGGTCGGCATGCAGGCATATTTTGGAGGCGGAGAAACAGACGGCAAAAGATTTAAAATGCATGGCTGGGTTACAAACCACTTTACGGTGCCACCAAAGTGACTAGAACTGGCCTTGTCATTCACTCACTCCTCTCATAGCTCTCAAAGAATTAAAAGAAATCAAGCCAGCCTTTCTTTGTCATATGAAAGATAATCACAACCAATTATTCAAAATTCCAACAAACGGAACAA
This genomic stretch from Tripterygium wilfordii isolate XIE 37 chromosome 22, ASM1340144v1, whole genome shotgun sequence harbors:
- the LOC119991276 gene encoding RING-H2 finger protein ATL57-like, translated to MIPYCKHVFHVECIDRWLSMHATCPVCRGTRFYEAECSGGSCFLLVVDRVAEEATVDHGGSELHGGSTVRNADTSDHVTREGASMGIRRSSSCTVLTDRASLQRSSSLLLV
- the LOC119991545 gene encoding LOW QUALITY PROTEIN: histone H2B.2-like (The sequence of the model RefSeq protein was modified relative to this genomic sequence to represent the inferred CDS: deleted 2 bases in 1 codon), with the protein product MAPKKAKKVIVERTKKEVVKETVVALFQSSQEEQTQDEAEEDVVEEHPFRTIPVQGNTQEEDHDVQVTIEMPNKPPITRSQSKKQKEDQEQSKTKETEQTGQDTQHDTVSMETPNNSEEKDSMTRETEETAEDTQNDAVSMEEAKVTSLQQEEEKQSETQETEETAEDTQNDDVSMGMGKAKVASVQQEEEKQSETQETEQAAEETQNDIVSMGKQKESTPTTLQKEEEKQSKTQERKEGEKTDKPQEGKENRRKRKTRRTQILWAQGYRRYVFKVLKQVHPEVMISSKAMTVINGMMNDMFERISDEAARLSKYTHKKTLSSREIQGAVKLILPGELGKHAISEGGKAVNNYTSYDARKSKS
- the LOC119991817 gene encoding uncharacterized protein At3g50808-like, producing MYCPDCKNGAFCCFCRSSRHKDHPVIQIRRLSYHDVVRVDEIQKVLDITGVQTYVINSARVLFLNERPQPKSNSSKGVSHVCEICGRGLLDLLRFCSLGCKLVGIKKSKGGATFMLSEKNVEEEGTAAKGRRRRLLLTSSKEEELREEIRYSSSTPPPTHTNSRRRKGIPHRAPFGS